agtgtccagTGAGGGTGAATAATGCAAATTTGTACTGAAACTATGCATACATATCCGTCATGCTCTCGTGAATTCTCCTCACCTCAACTCCTCGCACTCCCAGACCAAGCGCAAAGACTCACCTGTGTGCTCAAACTCAGCATCCCCGGCAGGGTATGACGCTAGCGGGGATATACGGTTATGTTATTCTGTGAACTCagcccttcttctctccctccctttatGGAATAACTTCCATTCTTTTAAGCCCGATAACTGGACAAGCACAAGAATATCGGAAGAAAGGGAAAACCTTCCTGGGAACAGTATAATTGCCAAGCTCTAGCAAAGAGTCCAGTTGATTACTGTATATAATGCAACACTTagcaattttaaatgaaagtacAAATTAGAGGATGAAACAATTAGCTTTTCTGCGTTACTTTAGATGCTTCAAggttatttcctttttatcttgtGTCTCAATGGTAAACTTGTGAGAATTATCTCAATGACCATCTAAACCTATTTTCTACTTAATTGTTCTATGTTTTATCTCAGTTCTTGCTAAAGAAGATTTAAAGtgatgaacaataaaaaaaatgcatgtccatcatacacacacacacacacacacacacacacacaatatgattaataaaatcaaaaaggctgtgaaaagaaggaagacagtCGCAATCTGTTTCACTTCACTATATATAGTTTGTGTAAGTTTTCTTATTCCAGCACGttagcaatacaaaaaaaaaaaaatcagctcggtacttttaaatattttattgacaatattaacatattaatgtATCAAGATATTTTCAGGCAAGTAAATATTCTCTGACTCATGATTTCTAATGTCCTGTAGGTTTTCATTGAAACATTTAGTTTTGTCCTGAATaacttctccttcccttccacacACATATAATTTGACCTTATTGGGCACCGTActaagagaagggaaaaattgTATTTAGCAGGCTCCCTTCAAAGctgattaaaatagaaatgttctcttcctttgtgaCAAACAGGACCTAAAATATGTCCGTGAGATGGTAAGCATTCAAATGTATCCACAAAGCCAACTATTGTTATTTTCAGCCCCATGTTAAAAATTTCGTGTCAGTGACTGTTAATTTGATTAAgggtgttctttttaaaaaacatgaaccAAACTATTTCTTCAtctaaacaattttatttatggtggaatttccaaaatttcttatATCTTGAAATTATCCACAAAGTACTATTTTGTGCTTACATTAAAAAGATGCATTCCTTATgagaaaagatcaaaatatataCCATTAGGCAGTATCATTATGTGTTTACTTAATAGAATATCACCAAAGCgttaatagaaaaacaaaagttaaatatatttgtttcctgTAACTGATTTCCAGCTGttctaatgttttaaagaaaaaaataaagatctaacATCAGACATAATATTTTGATaagcaatatttataaaaaaatataagttaaGCATTGCAACAAGCTACCTTCAATGAATTGCCCCCATCACAAAGAATATAATTGGAACTATATATCTAAAGTGAATAAGGAGgtaaagaagaaggaggaagaggagcagaaaagaaataaagtataattGCAATGGTGACTTTTTAGTTAAATACACTTTCGTATAAAGTGGCAagataatatttacaaatttacaaCTGAAAGGAAATCTTTATATACAAGTTGTCTTGCTTTGGAACTTTTGGAGCTTTCTTCCTCCTGTGTAATAGGCCCTCCTCGTAGAACTCATCTAGATAGATTTTCAGTTCATAGCACATGATAGATGAGCCTGGAATTAGAGGCCCCTGGAGTTGCAGGCTGTGAATCCGTGCTGGCAACTGGGGAGAGAGAGGCCGGGTCCTGGAGAGGCAATCCAGGTTGCTCTGAGTTGGTGATTCGATCCACTATGCTGGATAAACAATCCAAGCTGGATAAGGAGCTTTTATCTGTGGCATATACTAAGAACACAAGgagaaaaccattaaaaaaaaaaaaaatcccaaatagagAGACTTGTTTATGTGGCCCCTTAAACCATAGGTCAGCAACTTTGACACCCAGAGGTCAGGTGGTCAGAGAAAGCCTGATGCAGAAATTTGCAACAAATATCTAGCAATTCATGGAGGTGAATGTAGGGAGTGGAGAAGCCCCCCTAGTAAAATTTTGAGCCACAGTGCATATGTGTATCTCTGTTAGGGGAATTTTGAACAAAAGATGTGTGTATATTTTGCTGCACCAAAACCTCCCCATAAGAATCCTCCCTTCTATTCCCTTCCCCGATACAACCTGGAAAAGCAGACTCTGCTTTCAACTGTGACGTTGAACTGATTTTTAAACTCCTCTGAAGTCATCAGTTCTTACCATTTGGTACATCTGGGCAGTAGATGCTGTCAAAGCTGCTGCTCTTTCTGGACCAGACAGGACTGTTACATTCCGGCTATAATACAAGACACAAAGGAGGTTTGTTTTCACGTCTTGGTAAAAGATGCTCTGACCTACGGTGCGGCTGTGCTTGACCAATGGCTCTGTACATTGACCGCTCTCAACCACCTTCATTGCCCCGATTTAGGAAGGGTTGGCCCTCACCGAATTGTAAGGGCACTGAGGTCAATCTCTGCGCTTGAAGAAGAGGAGAGCAGCGGCACAGGGAACAGGGCGGGGGTGGAATTCAGCAGCAATGTGCGTTGGGTTAACCATGCAAAATGGATTGGAGTAGAAGGAAGCCACACTAATTCAGGGAGAGAATATTTTCCCAGGGCAAAAACACATTAAAACCTGGCAGCGATGGAAAAAACGCCCTCTGAAAAGAATGCATCATCTCTTTCCAGCCAGGCCTCAGCAGAGCAAGGACAGGGGCCATGTGGAGAAAACATGTTATTGATCATTTGCGGCCACCTGCCTCATAGGACGACCCTCGCCTACAATGTTCACCTGGAACCTGGGAAGAAGTCAAACTAAAATCCTGTTCAACAGCTGTTTCCTGGCATCTTTCTACATGTGGCACCTCTCTTCTAGCCCCCCCCCACTATCCACCAATAACCATTGAACATTTGGTTGCCACACCTGGTTTAAGTGAGATGTAGGATGTAGGAAGTTTTGGAAAAGATCGGGGGGACCAGCGCTTTCTCTTACCATGCCGTCGGAGCAGTtggaggtggggctggtgggCTCAGAGCAGCTCTGTCCTGGCAGCCTATAGTAGTTCTCCACCTGCTCCCTCAGCAGCTCCTGCAGGCTCTCGATGTAGCGGATGGCATTCCTGAGGATCTCCACCTTGGGCAGCCTCTGGTTGGGGTTGGTCGTGGTGCACCTCTTGAGCGTCTCGAAAGCCTGGTTGACCTTCTTCAGGCGTCTCCTCTCGCGCATGGTGGCCGCCTTCCGCCGATCCATGGTGGTAGACTTTCTCTTGCATGCTTTGCAAGCCCACATGAGACAGTGGCCAGCCTGGTGGTGGCCTGTAGGTGCTCGCACGTGCTCGTCCTCGTCTGAGCCTTGCAGCTCTGGTTTGTGCGCCCCGAAGGCAGCCCCTCTGGGCTCAAACTCATCCCCGAACTCGCCCTCGGGGGACGGGATACAGGAGCCCTCACAGAAGTACTCAGAAGGCGAGAACTGGCAGCCATCCATCATTTCCATTCTTAGCGGTGAAGCAAGTGGGGCACCTGGACAGCAGCGAGAGATACAGGGGAGAGACGGGAGCTTGGCGCCGCTGCGGGCCAGCAAATCCCGGGCGGAACTCCCTGGTCGGTTTCTCCGGTAATTAACAAGGGCAAACGCCTGGCGGCCTGGGTCGGGTGTGCTGGGGTTGgggctctttatatattcttgggGGAGGGAGGCCGGCCCCAGTGGCCAGGCACTATTAGCATATCCCACCACAACCCCCGCAGGGGCTGTCTGGGCAAACCTCCGCCTTCCCTCTAGAGAGAATTTGCTGTTTACAGCCCTTTTTGACGCTAATGGTTTTACTGCATTTCTGCTGGGGCGGGGGTATCATTCCCCAACCCGTTCACTTGCACACTCTAGAGTACCTAAACCAAGGGATCACTTAAAGAGTGGTAGAGACAAAGGAACGAAGTCCATCCAACTTCTTGGAATTGCTCATacataacaaatattaataaataaaactcccTACTATAAGCTAACACCAAAAGCCTTCCCAATCTTGGGCATGAGGAATTACcttgttttttggtgtttgtttctcGTCTACATGAACTCTAATTATCTCAGGAATTTTTTCAGTCAGTGGATCGAATAATGGTTGCTAAAAACTTTGAAGTGACACTTTGAATCACGGAGTGAATCTAGatatttaaaaacctattttgtTCTGGTCAGATTGTCACTTTATAGGCTCTGTATTAttggagggtgggcagggaggtTCCTTTTTTCCAAGACAGGGCTCACTCTGAATTTTCTTTACATGTCTGCTCATCTAACAGGAGGTGGGCTCAAGAGCCAGGTGACCACGAActgtcctcccttcctttccccttctgcACACGTTTACCAAGCGCCTCCTCCTTTGTACCAGGCCTTTGCTAGACCCCCAGCCAGCCACAGATCCATACTGACTGTGCCTCTGTGATCTGTATTTGAAGAAACTGAGTTTTAGACGGCGACCCTTCTTTCCAGGGGCgagtttcctttctcctctttctgctcCGCCCTGCCATTTCGACAGACTAAACAGCCAAGCTGGGCTTTGGGGTCGCTAATTTTCTGCTTTCAGGCGAACTAACACCGTTACAGATGCATCCCAGCTGCCGGCACAGCAATCCTTCTCGGCTCGTGTAAAATTTCCAACTCAAACCTTGAGTAACTTCACACACTTTGGCGACAAAAGCCTTCCAGAAAAGCAATCGCAGCAGGGTCTTTGGAACTTTGGTgggtagaaggagagaagggagggctgCCATTTATGTAAGAATGAATCTATTAATCCGCTTTTGCCAATGCTCTTCTACCCTTAACCCACTTGCAGATctcttggggtggggaggggagggaacgGTGCTGTTTATGGACAGGAAAAAACATTACTTAAGGTCTAGGTACATAGACTTAAGTAGTCTGGAGGTTTGGACCAGGGCTTGTGGCCCGATTAAAATAGGAGGGAGTGTTCTCATCACCATCTTCAGTCATCCAGCCCAGTAAGTGGTGtggccaggggcgggggggcttCCTTCTATTACTTattcctaaaattattttcctcaagCAACCCTGGCTGGCTGATCCCAAGTCTGCAAGGATCAGAGAAGTTCTAACTTTTTCAGGATGAGATGTGCTCTCTAAAGTGAAGGTTCGGAAAAACAGGGGTGGTAGAATGTCAGTCATTAAGGTTAGCTACTAGGTGCAAGGCTCTGCCCCCTTTCCCACCTTCATTCATCCCTAAGACAAagacaccaccacacacacacccccccacccccttgaaAATCAAGCTCCCTTTCACACCAATGGGCTGCTTAATTGTCTGGCCAGTGGGAAATCCATCTGCACCTTATTTAGGACTATTAACAAGTGGATGCCTTTGAAATGAATAGGGTACTAAGGGCTACACTAGATAAAAGAGTCAAGTTCCTAAAGGACCCAGGTGGAATGGAAGACTCCATCCACACCGGTGGAAACTGGAATGCATACACATTGCTACCTCTGAAATACAATAGTGGGGAGATAATCTCACCCAGGAATTCTcagccaaagtcacacaggttCTGGTCAGCACCAATACCCCAACTTTCTCCGACTATGCAGTACACACGAGTCGCGCAGATTTATGATTTGGGCACAAATCAACTTGCCCCTCAAAGTTTAAGGGGAAGATATGTTATACTCGCTTTTCAGCTGATTTCTTTACACCAGGCACCTCATGAGTTCTGTACCCGATCCCTCAGTGCGGGATATTTGTAGTAAACAATTAGTAAGACTTTTCTCTTTGCCAAGCACTGTTCTCAATCCCTTCcttgtgttcattcatttactgCTCTCGACGACTCTGTGGGAACTATTTATTagatccatttttaaaagacGGTAACCAAAGCTCAAGGGGTAGGTAATTcgccccaggtcacacaggaaTGGAACTGGGCATCCTGTTCCTTAGAGCTTGTGCTCCTAGagatgaattttgttttctttttggtcaatTCGGGCTCAGCGCGCGTGCTTAGCGCTGCGGAGCCGACACTCGCCAAAGCTGGGTGCCCGACGCCTTTCCCTCCGCCCCGGGCCTGGAAGACGCTGTCACTCAGGAGGCTCTGTCAGTAACGGTAGTTCTCAGAGGTTAGGGCTGTCTTTGGTAAGGTGATCTCAAAACAAATTTACCAGAGGGCCGCGGGCGAGTGGAACGAAAGAAGCCGCGAAAACACAAGCGCCCGGCGGCTTAATGGGACTTGCTGGGGGGGAAACAAGGTCCGGGGTTGAGGACCCTTGGGACTCAAGCGCTGAAAATAGGATCGCAAAACACCAAAGTAAAAAACGAGACAAAAGTTTTAAACCGCTGTCAGTggtgagaagggggagagagagagaataaaaggggggcggggagaacaaaaccaaacaaatacacaaaaaacgGGAGACCGtatacaaagagaaaaggaagcagtGCCTCAAAGATGGCTGGGGTCCTCCAGTTCCGGAGAGATTCTGCTGCTCTTTTCCGAGGGGAAACTGTGtaagagaagaggagaaactgGGTGAGcgatacatacaaaaataatttttggggggtggggaaatgaaCAAAGCAGtatgaaaaaagttgaaaatcataaaaaaaaaaagagggagagagagatctgatTATTTGGGTGCTCTTACTCAAAATCAGACTCGACTGACTTTTGTTCCtcatagaaaagaataaaaatacaatcaGTGTTCCACTCTTTCTTTAGAGAAGTGGATTTCTCACGTGGAGAGGAAACTCCCACATATTTAATATGCAACCACGTTGTTAGAAATAACATTCCAACACTAACTACTAGGAAAGCCTTACAGTAAACAGATGAAGGGAAGACAATTAAGCCAAGCATTATAAATGAATGCCACCCAAGGTTCTCGTGAAGTatatagataattaaaaaaattttttttcacttaacattctgaaggaaaataaatgcatgtCTGATTTTCTTACAATTTAGACTCAGCAGGTTTTAGCTGCATAGACCTTTAAGTAatcaccaacctttttttttttttgagaatctaTTTTAGTTTAAGCATTATGGCAACAATCCTAGTGTTGATGGACAGAGCCCACCAGCAAAATGATGTTCAGAGCTTCCTTTTCTAGTAAATTTTGCCTACCCTAGGAATTCTGCATTATTCCAAATTTTCTATGCTTCTCTCAGTGGGAGAGACCAAATATACATAGAAAGATGAGTCCATTTCAATcacttctgcctctctctgagaCCCTTATCAACTCCTGGAAAAGGGAGCTGTTCTAGGGATTTGGGCTTATCATATATGAGTTCACAATGTGCTAAACAATTTCAAACTGCTATTAGCTCTGGGAACCAGGCACACCTAAGTAAACACATTAGTACCTGTCAAAGCTGCTGGAAGAATTTGCGGAGAAGACAGCTGAGGAAGACATTGGCCTCTGCATGCGTTCGAAGGCTCCCAGGGGAGATCAAAGGCCTATGGAGGGACTTTGAGCAGCCTTGAGAGTAAAGAAAGGAGCCAGTTCTCGCAGCATTATCTTTGTTTCAGCACATGGCATAGCCATTCTGAACTGAGAAGCCAAGCTGACTCTGAACTCGGCTTGCAAAAAATTTCTGTTTCAGAATGAAACCTCTAGGAATGAGGGTCATCTTTTGTAACCCTGCTTTTGAGAGTAAGGGAGTCACTGGAGGGGTCTGTTGGAGAAATGTCTTGATGGCTTGGCTCTTTGAGGAAGTACCATGTTATTGCTAATTTACTAATGCATTAGATTAGGAAATGAGATATTCAAAgtttaaacttaaatatttttaaaactttttttctaggTAAGGTGCTCTGGGAGgagaattttaagataaataaatgatataaaacattGCTTACTAAGAGAAAAGCACCAACGGCTATATTCTAACTTTGTGTCAAAAATGTCTTAGTAAGGATAGAGTTCAGTTTAGCAGCCCAAGACTTCTCTGGCAGTCTCAACAGTAGTTGAGAACACAATTTCAGCACCATGCTCCCATCccccatacatatatatatgcccatTAGACATAAGTGAATTTCCATTATGTTCAGGGTCAGAATTCGATGATTCAGGTGTGATGATTAAAGTTAGTTTGAAAAAGCTGGCATTTGACATTTCATAAGTTATTGGTATagtaatataaaaaaggaaaattacttattttttaaatatttgataacttTATGCCTACCTCTGGAAAGAGGCTCAGTTTAAATCCCAAATTGCTTATCTTTACCAAGTTATTATATCTTGATTTTCTGCTTCCATGGCCCTGTTTGTTTTGGCTTTGGCCTTAGTAAAGATTATCATcattaatatcaaataaaaacattttaattgcaAACACACCAAGGCTTTCACTGGAGAGTCTAATATGTCAACTATAGCAGTGGAGGTCACATGAAGTCTTTGGGAAATATTTGCTCTATTTAACAAAGAGACCTCTATAGGCAAACTTATTCCAAACAATTTCTCAAGTTACCTAgctaggagagagagagaagatttgGTCACAAAGACTGAATAAAATCCATCAAGCAAATAAAGTCCATGAATTGATAAAAAGCATTCTGCTGCTAAATAGTTTACAACACAGATctcattataaatatatgtgcaaTCATAAAGTAAGTGAATTCACCTGGTTAATTATGAGATTTGATTTCAGTTGTGGCATGAGTCtgcgacacacacacacacacatatatacacctatattttactatatatattatatatataatatgtaatgtgtatacatatagaatatatatgtatagacaaacattttagggaaaatactgattctcaagaaaaaaatcacatacataaTAAGCATGATGAATGGATATACACACCACCCAGACATATTCATGTTCATATACATGTTCTGATTGGATAATTTGAAATGCTCTACAGTTTATCTTTAATTAAATTACTGCCCAAATTTGGAGTTTGCTAGCTAATCACTCTTGAgaaagaacatttggaaaataattgcTAAAGAGAGCCAAACTGTTCTAGACCATAAATGTTCTTTCTTATTTGCCAAGGCTTCTCTTTCAGGGTACAGGTGAGTGAGCCAACAGGCTTGAAGCCACTGGTATTTACTGGCTCCAAGCCCTGGCTCTATGCTTACAAATGCAAGAAACTCTTCGTTCCAAAGAAACCTTTTCTCAAAAGAAGTAACAAGTTTCCCTCAACACAAGTAGTTGTAGGATTCTGAGTGAATATGTAAAATGCTAAGAATGAGTCATTCATATTGCTACTGATTTCATTGTTATTAATACTTTTCCCAAATAGCGCCCGCAAGGCAGGCAGCAAACAGTATTTGAAGGAACTGTGGCTTTTGGTGGAAGAGAAGCATTTGATGGTCAATATAGATTtactaaggaaaaataaagagagccCACATTGAGTTTGTTCGGTGCTCTGCTTTGGCTAAAGCTTTTCTGTGTTACATCTCACCGAAATCTTCACACTCCCGAGTTAAGCACCATTATTGTCCTcaccattattttataaatgaggaaacggGAAGAAGAGAGGAGCTGGGATAGCCCAAGGCTCCACAGGAGCAACCCGGATTCAATCTAAGTAGGCAGTGCCCACAGCAACTCAGCAGTTTGCAGCCACTAACACTCCCGCCTGCTTTTCTCAAACCTCTGGGAGAGATTATATGTCAGTGTCAGTTTTCTCTATGAAGCTTTCTGCACTTTATAAGCATTCTAGGAGAAACGAGCATTATCCAGGTCCTCAGTAGACAGAGTAACTATTACCCCCAGAAAGAGGCCCTTAGAGATAGAAAAGGGGCACGATACTGCTCCGTGCCTGCAGGGGGCGCTGTCTGTGGTGGTATCCGGGACTTCTGTGGTGTGCAAAAGGAACGTCCAGACTGGAGGGTTAGGAAGCAAGGTTGGGATGGGAAATACTGAATTCGGTTTGATTTtcacatttgtaaactgaggacCAGctgtgggggaaaggaaggaagaagtcaagggtggggaggggtgttggAGTGAAGGTGCCATTTACGGAATGCAAGCGAGAAGTAGCGATTCCAAAGAAACGGCTGGCCCTCTCCTCCGCTTCACTTCACACTGTGATTCTTGGTGGTCGTTTCTTCCTGAAGTTACAGGATAAACAAACCTGGCACACGTTGTAAAATCCTGGCCGTGAGGAGCTCCTGGGGCTTCAAGCCTCTCTGGGGTCTTTGCTATTTGGTCCAGCTAAGAGGTTTCAtgtgtgttgttgttgtcttttgcCCTCAGCCATTTAACCCTTCCCTCTCTTGAAGCCTTACCCCACCTCAAGAAACAGATTGTTCccttcttttatctttctatttgCAAAACAAACCCCAGCCACACGAGGCCTGGATGGTATTCCAGTCTTCTAACCAGTCTAGTTCAAGAAAACTAGGGAGGGGCCAGCGACCTGGCTGGGAGGCCAGTGCAGCCCCTGGGTCCTCCAGAGGAAGGCTTTTTCCTGAAGGGCCTGGGCCTGGAAAGTCAGAGGCAAAGTAATTGGGGTAAATTAGCTGAAGAGATTTTTAGGCAAATCCAAGTTTTTGTGTGGCTATCTCTTGCAACAATGAGATTTTACTGGGTTGAAAATTCAGTTCTTAACTCTGGGTAAGTAAATCTCACCCAGAGCTCCAGGTATAGGACAgttgaaacataaaaaagatggtgataaaggggaagagggaagattCCTCCTGGATATTCTTCACTTTTAACCACAAGTGTGAGGTCTGTATGAGATAGAAAAGTGAACAGTTTAATTCAGACAcaggaaaacaacccaatttcttccctttcagtCAGCCTTTAAGAACACACCCAAACAAATGGGCTTGTGTGGCATCTAAGTTAAAATATGACTTCTCTTTATTTATGTGCACCTGCTcccaaacatatttttttcagttgaatCAAATTGGGACCAACTTTGTTCataaagaaacttatttttttaatattacaataTCAGGATCCTCGCACATTTTATATGCAATCCATCACtccacatttaaaatatatttcttgggtttacataaaaaatgaaagtactaaggatatttacaaaaatacattCAATACCACTAACATTTCGATGCAACGTTCCCACTTCGCTTCGGACAGGAATGAACTTCTCTTGAACATGGCACAAAAGGGTCACCGGAATAAAAGTAAGAGGTTACACAGCTAGCCACACAAACACAAAGTCAGGCTGCTAGAGCTAAGCCACTCGCGGTTCCAACAGCAAAAGCCCAAAGCCGAAAGGCTTTTTCATCTGAGCGTGCACAACAGTTTCTGAGACGTTTCCTTGTGAACAGGTCTCCTTTCCTTTCATAAACTCCTGGGCCTGGGTTCCTAAATATTAATGTAATGTGACCCAAGCTACAGGAttagaagaaggagggagggagggaggcgtcCTCCGGCGGCGCGGAGAACATCCCAAGCTCGGGCTGCGAGTTACTTCTCCACCACCTCTTCCCCGCAGGGCAGTTTGCGTTCCTCGGAGGAAATACTGTCCACGATGGAAGAAAGGCATCGAAGGCTACTCGAGGCTGACGAATCGATGCTCGCCCCTCCTGAgcgcagaaaaagaaaaacacacaagtaTAGCACCCCCGACGAAGGAAGAACAAGGCAGGGCGGGCCCTGCGCCAGGCCGCTGAGGCAGCGCGGGAGGACCCCGGTCCCCGCGCGCTCGCCCCCGCCGCCGCTCCGAGCCCTTTCTACCCTTTCACCCCAGGCCCTTTCCCGGGATATTCTCCAGCACAGCCCGGTGCCCTTTCTTTTACTTTACCTTCCTTGGCAGTTATCACGAGCCCCCTGGAATGATCCGAAACGCTTGGCCACTGGGAGctgcaggtgctcaggaaatccGCACCCTCAAGCTGGAGAAAAACCGAGGCCGCAGAAGATTAGGAAAGAAACATCGGTTccgggcagggagtggggaggctcTGTGGAGGTGTCTCCCCT
The sequence above is drawn from the Zalophus californianus isolate mZalCal1 chromosome 9, mZalCal1.pri.v2, whole genome shotgun sequence genome and encodes:
- the MYF5 gene encoding myogenic factor 5 encodes the protein MEMMDGCQFSPSEYFCEGSCIPSPEGEFGDEFEPRGAAFGAHKPELQGSDEDEHVRAPTGHHQAGHCLMWACKACKRKSTTMDRRKAATMRERRRLKKVNQAFETLKRCTTTNPNQRLPKVEILRNAIRYIESLQELLREQVENYYRLPGQSCSEPTSPTSNCSDGMPECNSPVWSRKSSSFDSIYCPDVPNVYATDKSSLSSLDCLSSIVDRITNSEQPGLPLQDPASLSPVASTDSQPATPGASNSRLIYHVL